A genome region from Arachis duranensis cultivar V14167 chromosome 6, aradu.V14167.gnm2.J7QH, whole genome shotgun sequence includes the following:
- the LOC107492805 gene encoding dirigent protein 22-like, translated as MAKSKTLFSIFFIPLLFSTLITAKDPRFDRSLSPKSLGLRKEKLSHLHFYFHDILSGQNPTAVRVAQAAMTATSPTLFGAVMMADDPLTVGPEPNSKVIGKAQGIYASASQKDLGLMMMLNFAFMEGKYNGSTVSLLGRNAVFSGVREMSIVGGSGVFRFARGYAQAKTFWLNTTSGDAIVEYNVYVLHY; from the coding sequence ATGGCGAAATCCAAAACCCTCTTCTCTATCTTCTTCATTCCCCTCCTCTTCTCCACCCTTATCACCGCCAAAGACCCTCGTTTCGATCGAAGCCTGTCTCCAAAATCACTGGGCCTCCGCAAGGAGAAGCTTAGCCACCTCCACTTTTACTTCCACGACATTCTCAGCGGCCAAAACCCCACCGCTGTTAGGGTGGCCCAAGCTGCAATGACGGCTACGTCCCCCACGTTATTCGGAGCCGTAATGATGGCCGATGACCCCTTAACCGTTGGGCCTGAGCCCAACTCCAAGGTCATAGGAAAAGCCCAGGGGATTTATGCGTCTGCGTCACAAAAGGATCTGGGGCTAATGATGATGTTGAACTTTGCATTCATGGAAGGGAAGTACAATGGGAGCACAGTGAGTTTGTTGGGGAGGAATGCGGTGTTTTCCGGCGTGAGGGAGATGTCGATCGTGGGAGGGAGCGGGGTATTCCGATTTGCACGTGGATACGCTCAGGCCAAGACTTTCTGGCTTAACACCACCTCCGGCGATGCTATTGTCGAATATAATGTCTATGTTTTgcattattaa
- the LOC107492749 gene encoding dirigent protein 22-like: MAMAKSKTLFSIFFIPLLFSTLITAKDPRFDRSLSPKSLGLRKEKLSHLHFYFHDILSGQNPTAVRVAQAAMTATSPTLFGAVMMADDPLTVGPEPNSKVIGKAQGIYASASQDDLGLLMVLNFAFMEGKYNGSTVSMLGRNAVFSGVREMSIVGGSGVFRFARGYAQAKTFWLNTTSGDAIVEYNVYVLHY; this comes from the coding sequence ATGGCAATGGCAAAATCCAAAACCCTCTTCTCTATCTTCTTCATTCCCCTCCTCTTCTCCACCCTTATCACCGCCAAAGACCCTCGTTTCGATCGAAGCCTGTCTCCAAAATCACTGGGCCTCCGCAAGGAGAAGCTTAGCCACCTCCACTTTTACTTCCACGACATTCTCAGCGGCCAAAACCCCACCGCTGTTAGGGTGGCCCAAGCTGCAATGACGGCTACGTCCCCCACGTTATTCGGAGCCGTAATGATGGCCGATGACCCCTTAACCGTTGGGCCTGAGCCCAACTCCAAGGTCATAGGAAAAGCCCAGGGGATTTATGCGTCGGCGTCGCAAGATGATCTGGGGCTATTGATGGTGTTAAACTTTGCATTCATGGAAGGGAAGTACAATGGGAGCACAGTGAGCATGTTGGGGAGGAATGCGGTGTTTTCCGGCGTGAGGGAGATGTCGATCGTGGGAGGGAGCGGGGTATTCCGATTTGCACGTGGATACGCTCAGGCCAAGACTTTCTGGCTTAACACCACCTCCGGCGATGCTATTGTCGAATATAATGTCTACGTTTtgcattattaa